The Triplophysa dalaica isolate WHDGS20190420 chromosome 18, ASM1584641v1, whole genome shotgun sequence genome includes the window atgtgaactCATCCCcccagaacacacacaaacacacattctttTGTGCAATAACGCAAGTGCTAATGTGACTCACAGTTAAGTctctttgaaaatgtttgaggACATCCAGTGAAATCAAGGTTTGTACAGCTTGGATGCTCAGTTTCACGTTTAATGGCAATACCACCAGTTTTTcagtaaacttttttaaatccAGTTTGGTTTAAATGTGTGGATCGCCATCAGTGTTCTTTCGATCAGCTTTCTCAGCTGCTGGGTTCACTTACAGAAAGAGTACAACCAAAATAGGAATACATAATGTTATATGGGAACGCATTACCACAGAGTTGTTACCCTTACTGCTGTCCCATGATCTTTTGCATCGCTGACTGTTCCTCGACTCTAGAGAAGTTGAGACATCGCAACTCAGTGCAGGAGGATTTCATAAAGGAGGTAGACACACTTCACCAAACCGTGTTAGTGTAAACCGTCACTGTTGTGTTTCTGGTGGTAGTGGGATGGGCTCAGTGTCATACTGCGGGGGTGGCGTGAGGGGTTCGATGGTGAAAACAAAGCTCTGTGGGGCATCGCTTAAACTCTTCCTTCTCAGGTTCTCAGACTTGATGCGTCTGAGCTTGAGGGGAATCAGCTTGCGACCAGGACGGCTGTTTTTGCGTCTTTCCACTCCGGCACTGGGTTCGGTTTGAGATGAGTGCCTGCGCGTTGGGTTCGAACCATCCTCGACTTGTTGATTTTCAACCAGCTCCTCATAGGCTGGCAGCTGGGTGGCGCTGTTGTGCCGCACGGAGGATTGAGTGATGGGGTACATGCCACTCTCGACCACCTCCTCGTAACTGGGGACCATGTAACTCTGAGCTAACTGCTCCTGCCTAGAGACCCAGATCAAAAATGAAACGGACTTAAAATGCATATTAGCTCATGCACGCGGGTGAGTATTTAAGCTTGTACTCACGTAGCCCCCTCCTGGGCATTTGCGGGTGTGCTGCCGACCTGCCCCCTGGCCGCTCGCTGTTTGTTCCGtaaactcaaacacacagacagcagAAGTAACACCATGCCTCCGCCCGTCAGCACAAATGAAACAGACGAGGTGTTCCGAAATGGACCAGACTCCGGTTTGGAGCTGTTACTTCCCGACCCCGATGGCACCACGCTCCACACAAGCATGACAATCCCCAGAGCAATGAGACCTACGCCCAGAGCGGCGGTAGCATATTGAGCCCCAGAGTTCGTGTTGCTGGTTCTGCTGGTGCTGGGTGGAGTCTGATCACTGTAGGACATACTTCCGAACCTCACCAGCTTGAACCTCCTGCTGTCACGCTCTCGGTTTCAGCAGCTGCCGATACTTCTTCGAGTTTAAATGAAAGTCCTTTTGACTCGTTCTTTCAAGTCTGTGAGAAGGAAGAACACAGTAAAGGCATCAGACCAAGATAATAGTTATAGTGACTTTGAACCTGTCACTCCTTCCACTTATGAGAAAATTCACCAGGTGCGTAAGTGATAAGGTTTTTCAAAGCATATTTACTGCCTACACACATCGTGTCAGACTTGCCCAACGTCCTGCCGTGAGATTAGGCAGGTGCACATCCGGCCAAGCTTTAGTTACAGGTGCATGAGTATGAAAGAGTTTGATTCAAGAGTGAAGTGAGGGAGTTCACCGCTGAGTTTGGTGAAATTTCATCTGCTTTCAGGTTTTACATGAAAGAGCAAGCAGCCCAAAAGCAGTCTGATCTGACAATGTGTTATTGTTGAGTaggaattaaaaacaaacacacatcatgcCTTGCTGTGTCATGCCTACACAGCTCCTGGTATTGGTGTGTCTCTACATGCAGGTCAGGATACCACGCCTTTATCATTTCTTAGTAGGACAATAACAGCAGGTCCAGGTCTCAGATCAGTGTAAATGGCCTGAAAGCGCTTGTACAACCAGGTGCTTTAATAAGGCATCTGTTTCCTTAGAGTGACTCATACAGAACTGTGTTTGGGAAAATGTGGGCAGTTACACATACGCTCTGGGTGTCTTGTCAAAGCATATCTACATTGGCAGGCATAATTTCAGCTACTGTAGTCAGAAAAATCTTAAACTCTAGAGTTTCTTTAGGTTTTACTTGTTGAATGTAATGTCTTTGCATGTTATTTAGAAAGTATGTGGGGTTATATTGTGTACAGAACAAGATATTTATTGAGCACGTCTAAGCACGATGGAAAGAGATGCTGGGGAGTGGCAGGAATTTCCTTTATAGAAAAGTTGAGCCACTTGAGAAAATGAGCCACTTGAGAAAAAAGCAGCATCTTAAAATCATCGTTTGTTTTTATGCACCgtgtataaatacaaacaacCATCATACACGTCCCCACAATGATAGATAAGCCTGGACACACATAGGTTTTGTGGGTACACAGTCATCTATTGTTTTTCTTAGAGATGCAACGTTACAAAATTTCTCAACGGATAGCTGATTATTCAGAGCGATATCTGGCGAAACCAAATCTGAAGATTTAAAAACGGCAGATGACGTGAAAATAAGATTTCAACCGATACCGATTAGTAataccgataccgattattggccgatatctcggtgcatctctagttttTATACAGGCCTAAGGGTTTCTTTTATCTCCTTCCCCTAATTATGACACttttgaacatgtttgtatatttttcaaataagtATACTATGTTTATTATTAACACTAAAGGCTCACCAAAAAAGTAAATGGACATTTATGCACGAAAAGTTGTTTAAGAAGTTTTTTTCCTCAAGG containing:
- the tmem51a gene encoding transmembrane protein 51a, with the protein product MSYSDQTPPSTSRTSNTNSGAQYATAALGVGLIALGIVMLVWSVVPSGSGSNSSKPESGPFRNTSSVSFVLTGGGMVLLLLSVCLSLRNKQRAARGQVGSTPANAQEGATQEQLAQSYMVPSYEEVVESGMYPITQSSVRHNSATQLPAYEELVENQQVEDGSNPTRRHSSQTEPSAGVERRKNSRPGRKLIPLKLRRIKSENLRRKSLSDAPQSFVFTIEPLTPPPQYDTEPIPLPPETQQ